From the genome of Miscanthus floridulus cultivar M001 chromosome 10, ASM1932011v1, whole genome shotgun sequence, one region includes:
- the LOC136490002 gene encoding uncharacterized protein, which yields MASVNETPAGASTTTAFDGGKCIVNIANIPTLNGTNHRVWREKYELELALGEVDFAITSPCPTEPEDPVRGDNESDADFASRKRDHAEIRMKYDLEHRQWTLSNRKCLLVAKATIEEQIRGSIPECATAKEYLEKIKSQFTGSTKATASSLIKKLVNEKFTGGSIREHILKMNTTASKLKEMNLKEEDFLIHLIFASLPKEYDTFIVNYNMQPERWGIERLISMCAQEEERIKSSQGESAHFVKDNKRKNFNGKNSKPQGKPKWDKTSSSSSQGKKPQDSENQQYGGAEKDQCKHCFKKGHYKRDCPDFLKSLLKKGVKWDENLAKRRKND from the exons atggcgtccgtcaatgaaaccccggccggagcttcaacaactacggcatTCGATG gaggcaaatgcattgtgaacattgccaacatcccgacactcaacggaaccaatcaccgtgtgtggcgggagaagtatgaattggaacttgcgttgggagaggtcgattttgccatcacctcaccgtgtcctactgagccagaggacccggtgagaggtgacaatgaatctgacgctgatttcgcttctcggaagcgtgatcatgctgaaataagaatgaaatatgaccttgaacataggcaatggactctctccaaccgcaagtgcctgttggtagccaaagccaccatagaagaacagataaggggctcaatccctgaatgtgctactgccaaagaatatcttgagaaaatcaagagtcagtttactgggtctaccaaggccacagcaagttcactgattaagaagcttgtgaatgagaaattcactggtggtagcataagagagcacattttgaagatgaacactacggcatccaagctaaaagaaatgaatttgaaggaggaggatttcctgattcatttgatttttgcttctttgccgaaagaatatgacaccttcattgtgaactataatatgcagcctgaaagatggggcatagaaagactcatctcaatgtgtgctcaagaagaggagaggataaagtcctcacaaggtgaatctgctcattttgtgaaggacaacaaaagaaagaactttaatggcaagaattctaaaccacaagggaaacctaagtgggataagacctcttcctccagttcacagggaaagaaaccccaggattctgagaatcagcagtatggtggagcagaaaaagatcagtgcaagcactgcttcaagaagggacactacaagagggattgtccagacttcctgaaatctctactaaagaaag gggttaagtgggacgagaaccttgcaaagaggagaaagaacgattaa